The sequence ACTCGGACAACGGCAGCGTGCCCACCGCGCCGCCCGTGGCGACGCCCGCGTTGTTCACCACCAGGTCCACGCCGCCGAACGCCTCATCCACCGCGCGCGCCAGGCCCTCCACCGCGTCCGCGTTCGTCACGTCGCACGCGTGCACGCGCGCCTCGCCGCCCAGCGCGGTGACGCGGCGGGCGGTCTCCTCCGCGCTGGCCACGTTCATGTCCGACACCATCACCCGCGCCTGACGTGCCGCCAGGGCTTCACACAGCGCACGGCCAAGTCCACTGCCGGCGCCCGTCACCACCGCGCGAGGACGAGAGGGAAGGCTCATGGTTCCGGGACTCCTGGGAGAGGAAGGGAGGGCGTGACGCAGGCAGGGCTAGCATGACAGGCGGGCAGGCGGGCGCACGGTTCGTGACCCGGAGTCGGAAGTTGGCTAGAACCCGGGCCGTGCAACGCGCCTTGGTGGCAGCAATGGCGGTCGTGGCGGCGGGGCTCCTGGGCTGCAACGACCTGGAGAACTGCGGCTCCACGCCGGTGGACATCACCCGCACCGACGGGGGGCTCTACCGTTGTGTGACGTCCGAGGACTGCCCCCGGACCTCACGCGTCTCCGTGTGCGTGACGGACGTCTCCTCCGAGCGTGAGTGCGTGCGCTGCGAAGAGACGCACTGCGTGCGCCTCATCCCGGAGTCCTGTCAATGAAGCGTGGGGGGGCGCGTTGGGCGTGCGTGCTCGCGGTGGGGGCGCTCGCCGTCACCGGGTGCCGCGACAAGCCGGTGGACCACATGCAGCGCGCGCGCGACGCCATCTTCGAGAAGCGTCCGGACGAAGCGCTGGTGGAGTACCGCAAGGCCTACGACCTGCTGCTGCGCGACGAGTCCCCGGAGGCGCTGGTGATGCGCGCCCGGGCGCTCAAGGGCGCCGCCGACGTGTACTGGCTGGAGCAGCGCAAGGTGAAGGAGGCGGTGAGCGTCTACCGCCAGCTCATCCAGCAGTGCCCGGAGGCGCCGGAGTCGCTGGACGCGCGCATCATCCTGGCGGAGCTGTTGCGGGTGCACTACCGCGACCTGCGCGGCTCCATTGATCAGCTCACCGCCGCGCTGCACCGCAACCCGCCGCAGAGCGCGGAGCTGCAGTACCAGGTGGCCAAGACGTACTTCGAGCTGCAGGACTATCCGCAGTGCGAGCTGGAGGCGAAGAAGCTGCCGGACCGCTTCGCCACCAGCCCCTACGTGGACGACGCGCTCTTCCTCCAGGCGCAGGCGCTGGCCATGGTGGAGGGCAAGCGCCAGGAGGCGCTGCGCACCTACGCGGACCTGCGCACGCGCTTCCCGGACTCGGAGCTGGCGCCGTACGCCCTCTTCGAGATGGGCAAGCTGCGCGCCGACGCGGGCGACAACGAGAAGGCCATCGAGACCTGGGTGGAGTGCCTGAAGACGCACCCCGACCCGTCGCTGGTGCAGGACGCCATCGCCCGGGCCCGCCGCCGTCTGG comes from Corallococcus macrosporus and encodes:
- a CDS encoding tetratricopeptide repeat protein, translated to MKRGGARWACVLAVGALAVTGCRDKPVDHMQRARDAIFEKRPDEALVEYRKAYDLLLRDESPEALVMRARALKGAADVYWLEQRKVKEAVSVYRQLIQQCPEAPESLDARIILAELLRVHYRDLRGSIDQLTAALHRNPPQSAELQYQVAKTYFELQDYPQCELEAKKLPDRFATSPYVDDALFLQAQALAMVEGKRQEALRTYADLRTRFPDSELAPYALFEMGKLRADAGDNEKAIETWVECLKTHPDPSLVQDAIARARRRLANLTVEGIGKKEVAFDRSKQARTSVEAMGGSAEEAARDRGD